One Phaseolus vulgaris cultivar G19833 chromosome 4, P. vulgaris v2.0, whole genome shotgun sequence DNA window includes the following coding sequences:
- the LOC137838267 gene encoding uncharacterized protein — MWCVAGDFNSIRCDGEIRGQNYNVNYGSEIQSFNKFIEESSLVDIPLVGRKFTWYKPNGTVKSIIDRVLVSLEWLEKWPGSKLYAEGRSVSDHCALVLKEINIDWGPKPFRCLDVWQKDGWFKEFVRNKWASYDIRGNGLYVLKEKLKRLKFDIRNWNKHIFGDVNKQRVELEKRVQDLDGKDDEGELSVEDREERRQMLANLGQVRAKQEAILQQ, encoded by the coding sequence ATGTGGTGTGTAGCTGGAGATTTTAATTCCATTAGATGTGATGGGGAGATAAGAGGTCAAAATTATAATGTAAATTATGGAAGTGAAATACAAAGCTTTAATAAGTTTATTGAGGAGTCTAGTCTGGTTGATATTCCTTTGGTGGGTAGAAAGTTTACTTGGTACAAACCTAATGGGACAGTGAAGAGCATAATAGATAGAGTTCTAGTCTCCCTTGAATGGTTAGAGAAGTGGCCGGGAAGTAAATTGTATGCGGAAGGGAGATCGGTTTCAGACCATTGTGCTTTAGTGTTAAAGGAGATAAATATCGACTGGGGTCCAAAACCGTTTAGATGTCTTGATGTGTGGCAAAAAGACGGTTGGTTTAAGGAATTTGTAAGGAATAAGTGGGCAAGCTATGATATCAGGGGAAACGGTTTGTACGTTTTAAAGGAGAAATTGAAAAGGTTAAAGTTTGATATAAGGAACTGGAACAAACACATCTTTGGAGATGTTAATAAACAAAGAGTGGAATTggaaaagagagtccaagatcTGGATGGAAAAGATGACGAGGGGGAGTTGAGTGTGGAAGATAGAGAAGAGAGGAGACAAATGTTAGCTAACCTGGGGCAAGTCCGAGCAAAGCAAGAGGCGATTTTACAGCAATAA